In Chryseobacterium oranimense, a single window of DNA contains:
- a CDS encoding alpha/beta hydrolase family protein: MPFEKTLDYQVDHTLAGRLGKEIYEKAIEQQKIISEQDYATIKFLGERAIRPPFRTPVHKTPADHGMHVWEDIYFPSSDGIPLEGWYIPSVKGESDKLIIINHPLPMSRSGFTGHFGEPFSSVDDLEIDFVIEMKHLSDAGYNILAYDLRNHGNSGTANNNICGIGRYEWRDVVGAQNYVNNHPELSKMKVALYNRCTGGNAAYEAMYKHPELFENIVCFFGPMTLCMTAMMKKFAGYAGVGQYMELMAFEQLKLGGFTHYEMDPKPFAPAVKIPYFMAEVLDDAWTDNPNDAQAIFDLIGSAEKELFWIEGTNRRFDAYNYFGQYPEKMIAFFDKYMK, from the coding sequence ATGCCATTTGAAAAAACCTTAGACTATCAGGTAGATCATACTCTTGCAGGACGTTTGGGTAAAGAGATCTATGAAAAAGCCATAGAACAACAAAAAATTATATCCGAACAGGATTATGCTACCATTAAATTTTTGGGAGAAAGAGCTATTCGGCCACCGTTCCGAACACCAGTCCACAAAACACCTGCCGATCATGGAATGCATGTTTGGGAAGATATTTATTTCCCTTCCAGTGATGGCATTCCTCTCGAAGGTTGGTATATTCCTTCCGTAAAAGGTGAATCCGACAAGCTTATTATCATAAATCATCCGCTACCGATGAGCCGTTCCGGATTTACCGGGCACTTTGGCGAGCCGTTTTCAAGTGTGGACGATTTGGAAATTGATTTTGTTATTGAAATGAAACATTTGTCCGATGCAGGATATAATATTTTAGCATATGACTTGCGAAATCATGGCAACAGTGGAACAGCAAACAACAATATATGCGGAATCGGGCGTTACGAATGGCGCGATGTGGTTGGTGCGCAAAATTATGTAAACAACCATCCTGAATTAAGTAAGATGAAAGTTGCCTTGTACAATCGTTGTACAGGTGGAAATGCCGCCTATGAAGCAATGTATAAACACCCTGAACTGTTTGAAAATATTGTTTGCTTTTTCGGACCGATGACTTTGTGTATGACGGCAATGATGAAAAAATTTGCAGGATATGCAGGTGTTGGTCAGTATATGGAGCTAATGGCTTTTGAACAATTGAAATTAGGTGGTTTTACTCATTACGAAATGGATCCAAAACCATTTGCACCCGCTGTAAAAATACCCTATTTTATGGCAGAAGTTTTAGATGATGCCTGGACAGACAATCCAAATGATGCACAGGCCATATTTGATCTAATAGGTTCAGCTGAAAAAGAATTGTTTTGGATTGAAGGCACAAACCGAAGATTTGATGCTTACAATTATTTCGGACAATACCCGGAAAAGATGATCGCTTTTTTTGATAAGTATATGAAATAA
- a CDS encoding glutathione synthase encodes MLNRNFTKAEFVLNNENEYQLEFTIKEIGQGSNLTVERKKENGEYETIQAMITRLNDQIFIKWSEPFDGRLIFEK; translated from the coding sequence ATGTTAAATAGAAATTTCACAAAAGCGGAATTCGTATTGAATAACGAAAATGAGTATCAGTTAGAATTTACCATTAAGGAAATCGGTCAGGGATCGAATCTCACGGTTGAAAGGAAAAAAGAAAACGGCGAGTATGAAACCATTCAGGCCATGATTACCAGGCTGAATGATCAGATTTTTATAAAATGGAGCGAACCTTTCGACGGCAGATTAATTTTCGAAAAATAA
- a CDS encoding helix-turn-helix domain-containing protein has translation MNKHFPQKIHGIKSFNQYVKAEMPKHDWIDIGFYPDSFILASPPVYPDFYRISIKLELEGEDGRSLMFFSSPNQPVEWDVEKPFKGYYIQITEDIIANYQHLEYSFLTYGLHEPLYLEKEEEMIITQIFKDALREYESADFSMNLLLAYCNLMFAHVSKFYERQFGERKEKYNRLVNDFFELLNTYYNNNQNVTQPTVAYFAKKLNITPNYLSDLIKFHTGKPVLEHIHLQIIDTSKNLLKSNKHTVSEIAYKLGFEYPNYFSRLFKKVTGKSPSNFQNQ, from the coding sequence ATGAATAAGCATTTCCCTCAAAAGATACATGGCATTAAATCATTTAATCAGTATGTTAAAGCTGAAATGCCAAAGCATGATTGGATAGATATTGGCTTCTATCCTGATAGTTTCATTTTGGCTAGCCCGCCTGTTTATCCTGATTTCTATCGTATTTCAATTAAGCTTGAACTGGAGGGTGAAGATGGCAGAAGTCTTATGTTTTTTTCAAGTCCCAATCAACCTGTAGAATGGGATGTGGAAAAACCTTTTAAAGGATATTATATTCAAATTACCGAAGATATTATTGCCAACTATCAGCATTTAGAATATTCGTTTCTCACTTATGGACTGCATGAACCGCTTTATTTAGAAAAAGAAGAGGAAATGATCATAACCCAGATATTTAAGGATGCTTTGCGGGAATATGAGAGTGCTGATTTTTCGATGAATTTATTGCTGGCCTATTGTAATCTGATGTTTGCCCATGTTTCAAAATTTTATGAGCGACAGTTTGGCGAAAGAAAAGAAAAATATAATAGGTTGGTTAATGACTTCTTCGAACTCTTAAACACCTATTACAACAACAACCAAAATGTCACCCAACCTACCGTAGCATATTTTGCTAAAAAACTAAATATCACTCCGAACTATCTGAGTGACCTGATAAAATTTCACACAGGCAAACCGGTTTTGGAGCATATTCATCTGCAAATAATTGATACCTCAAAAAATCTTTTAAAAAGCAATAAGCATACGGTTTCAGAGATTGCCTATAAGTTGGGATTTGAATACCCCAATTACTTCTCGCGTTTGTTTAAGAAAGTGACAGGAAAATCGCCTTCAAATTTCCAAAATCAGTAA
- a CDS encoding DoxX family protein, with translation MNKNIAYFLLRISMGVNLLGHGLARIPKLSVFAEGMAKGFEKSWLPQPFVHLFSTTLPFLEFIIGSLLIIGFKTRFATMAGAGLIIMLLFGSSTVENWEAMGIQMIYALFFYILISKAEDNCYALDRKTL, from the coding sequence ATGAATAAAAATATAGCCTATTTCCTTTTACGCATATCCATGGGAGTAAACCTCCTGGGACATGGTCTTGCCAGAATTCCTAAACTTTCTGTTTTTGCTGAAGGAATGGCAAAAGGTTTTGAAAAAAGCTGGCTTCCTCAACCTTTTGTACACCTATTTAGCACAACGCTCCCATTTTTGGAATTCATAATTGGCAGTCTTCTTATTATCGGCTTTAAGACGCGTTTTGCGACGATGGCAGGAGCCGGACTTATTATCATGCTTCTCTTTGGAAGCAGTACCGTAGAAAACTGGGAAGCAATGGGAATACAAATGATCTATGCCCTTTTCTTTTATATTCTGATCAGTAAAGCAGAAGATAACTGCTATGCCCTGGATCGGAAAACTTTATAA
- a CDS encoding MerC domain-containing protein, giving the protein MKSKILDAVGISAAVLCLIHCIAFPLLMIVPLGISHNPFIDLIFLIIGAVVVYRVTRNMARNWLKFLFWSSIVLIAVSVLADLIFEIHIPLIYVGAAGLITGHILNFKNHKH; this is encoded by the coding sequence ATGAAATCAAAAATTCTTGATGCTGTAGGAATTTCTGCAGCAGTTCTGTGCCTGATTCACTGTATTGCCTTTCCGTTATTAATGATTGTTCCTTTGGGAATATCCCACAATCCGTTTATAGATCTTATATTTCTGATTATTGGTGCTGTAGTGGTGTACAGGGTGACAAGAAATATGGCCAGGAACTGGCTAAAGTTCCTGTTTTGGTCTTCCATTGTCCTGATTGCAGTTTCGGTCCTGGCAGACCTGATTTTTGAAATTCATATTCCACTGATTTATGTGGGAGCAGCAGGATTAATCACAGGTCATATCCTTAATTTTAAGAATCATAAGCATTAA
- a CDS encoding polysaccharide deacetylase family protein: protein MKHLKQSAFLIASVMMLASCIDKNRKDTNEQSEKTESISKKYWPNGASLVISVSMQFETGGQPEGAESPFSGTPLPKGQPDLAAESWYRYGANEGIYRMLDLWKKYNIKVTSHVVGTAAEKYPEVARAIANGGHEIAAHGLAWDNQWNKNYTDELHFVKDGVDAVEKITGQKALGYNCNWLRRSPNTLKVLQELGFLYHIDDLSHDEPVITKVNGKNFVVIPYTLRNNDIVNIEGKHWSPDQFLNQLKFEFDRLYEEGASKRRMMSISFHDRIGGTPAMVHVMEEFIRYTKERQGVVFMRKDDIAKMVMNDPATPVDNSEEKYNN from the coding sequence ATGAAACATTTAAAACAATCTGCCTTCCTGATCGCATCCGTAATGATGCTGGCCTCCTGCATCGACAAGAATAGGAAAGACACCAATGAACAGTCTGAAAAGACAGAATCAATATCCAAAAAATACTGGCCCAACGGCGCCAGCTTGGTCATTTCGGTATCCATGCAGTTTGAAACCGGAGGCCAACCCGAAGGAGCAGAAAGCCCTTTCAGCGGAACTCCCCTTCCCAAAGGTCAGCCTGATCTTGCTGCAGAAAGCTGGTATCGTTATGGAGCAAATGAGGGAATTTACCGTATGCTGGACCTGTGGAAAAAGTATAATATAAAAGTAACCTCCCATGTTGTAGGTACAGCCGCTGAAAAATATCCGGAAGTTGCCAGAGCCATTGCCAATGGAGGTCATGAAATAGCTGCTCACGGCCTTGCCTGGGACAACCAGTGGAATAAAAACTATACCGATGAGCTACATTTTGTAAAAGACGGTGTAGACGCAGTGGAAAAAATTACAGGACAGAAAGCCTTGGGCTACAACTGTAACTGGCTCAGAAGAAGTCCTAATACTTTAAAGGTCCTGCAGGAACTCGGTTTCCTTTATCATATAGACGATCTTAGTCACGATGAACCTGTCATTACCAAAGTCAACGGGAAAAATTTTGTCGTGATTCCTTATACCCTCAGAAATAACGATATTGTGAATATTGAAGGCAAGCACTGGAGTCCGGATCAGTTTCTTAACCAGCTGAAGTTTGAGTTCGACCGTTTGTACGAAGAAGGAGCTTCCAAAAGGAGAATGATGAGCATCAGTTTCCATGACAGGATTGGTGGTACTCCGGCAATGGTTCATGTTATGGAAGAATTTATCAGATATACTAAAGAAAGGCAGGGAGTCGTTTTTATGCGTAAGGATGATATCGCAAAAATGGTGATGAATGATCCTGCAACCCCTGTAGATAACAGCGAAGAAAAGTATAATAACTAA
- a CDS encoding AraC family transcriptional regulator — translation MKRIVNFGSFNVFSVEKEIWDIEYHNHNFYELIVIAGGKGTHHLNGVTFTYQKGDVFLLRPSDAHEFYIKRKTRFIYIKFTENYIWESLHTDKKSELNKVIRLMMEDSSFVYESAIRNKADREHMLQLAGILLYEFNNKSIYSKETTADLFSAMITILIRNTMNSGGMERVSKGTSQAEKILYYITVNAMDADKMKLEHLAKEFTFSRNYISVYIKKQTGFSIQQHVMHQKIKAAEKLLTQSSYNINEIADQLGFNDASHFNKIFRAYKNMPPSAFRKNN, via the coding sequence ATGAAGCGTATTGTTAACTTCGGTTCTTTTAATGTTTTCAGTGTTGAAAAGGAAATCTGGGATATTGAATACCATAATCACAATTTCTATGAGCTGATTGTCATAGCAGGCGGAAAGGGTACCCATCATCTTAACGGCGTTACATTTACCTATCAGAAAGGCGATGTTTTTCTGCTGAGGCCCAGCGATGCTCATGAATTTTATATTAAAAGAAAAACCAGGTTCATTTATATAAAATTTACAGAAAATTATATCTGGGAAAGCCTTCATACCGATAAGAAAAGCGAGCTTAATAAAGTAATCCGCCTGATGATGGAAGACAGCTCTTTCGTTTATGAATCGGCCATCAGGAACAAAGCAGATAGGGAACACATGCTGCAGCTTGCCGGGATTCTTCTTTATGAATTCAATAATAAAAGTATCTACAGCAAGGAAACAACGGCAGATCTTTTCTCTGCAATGATTACCATTCTGATCAGGAATACAATGAACAGCGGAGGAATGGAGCGGGTATCGAAAGGGACCAGCCAGGCAGAAAAAATTCTTTATTACATTACTGTGAATGCAATGGATGCTGATAAAATGAAGCTTGAACACCTTGCGAAAGAATTCACTTTTTCACGGAATTATATAAGCGTTTACATTAAAAAGCAGACAGGATTTTCCATACAGCAGCATGTGATGCATCAGAAAATAAAGGCTGCTGAAAAACTTTTGACGCAAAGTAGCTATAATATCAATGAAATTGCAGATCAACTTGGATTTAATGACGCCAGCCATTTTAATAAGATCTTCCGGGCATATAAAAACATGCCGCCATCAGCATTCAGGAAAAATAACTAA
- a CDS encoding lmo0937 family membrane protein, with protein sequence MRNLLWLVAVICIIVWLLGMLGVVPGISTGYLVHVLLVIAIIVILYNIITGKRPL encoded by the coding sequence ATGAGAAATTTATTATGGTTAGTCGCTGTCATTTGTATTATTGTCTGGCTTCTTGGAATGTTGGGTGTCGTACCGGGAATCAGTACCGGTTACTTAGTTCACGTACTTTTGGTAATTGCTATTATTGTAATCCTTTACAATATCATTACCGGTAAAAGACCCCTCTGA
- a CDS encoding ferritin-like domain-containing protein — protein METKKTARKTTSKTVAKKTAKIPAKKDAAKQLKDLFEDSLKDIYWAEKALVKALPKMHKNATDKKLKTAIEQHLNETEIHVKRLEECFASLGKKAQAKKCDAMQGLLDEGKSIMEETEAGPVRDAGIIAAAQKVEHYEIATYGSLAAYAKVLKEKDCLKNLLATLNEEKKCDQLLTKIADTALNSKAK, from the coding sequence ATGGAAACTAAAAAAACAGCAAGGAAAACAACGTCGAAAACTGTGGCGAAAAAAACAGCAAAAATTCCTGCCAAAAAAGATGCAGCCAAACAATTGAAAGATCTGTTTGAAGATTCACTGAAAGACATCTATTGGGCAGAAAAAGCTCTTGTAAAAGCGCTTCCTAAAATGCATAAAAACGCTACAGACAAAAAGCTGAAAACGGCTATTGAACAGCACCTTAATGAAACGGAAATACATGTAAAAAGACTTGAAGAATGCTTCGCTTCTCTAGGTAAAAAAGCCCAGGCTAAAAAGTGTGATGCCATGCAGGGATTGCTGGATGAAGGAAAAAGCATCATGGAAGAAACGGAAGCCGGCCCCGTAAGAGATGCAGGGATCATTGCTGCAGCACAAAAAGTGGAGCATTATGAAATTGCTACTTATGGCTCACTCGCCGCATATGCCAAAGTTCTTAAAGAGAAAGACTGCCTAAAGAACCTTCTTGCGACTCTCAATGAAGAAAAAAAATGTGATCAGCTGTTAACTAAAATTGCCGATACTGCTCTTAACAGTAAAGCTAAATAA
- the xth gene encoding exodeoxyribonuclease III yields the protein MKIATYNVNGINGRLPVLLQWLEEAQPDIVCLQELKAPQERFPLKEINAAGYEAIWNGQKSWNGVAILAKDLEITEVQRSLPGDPEDLQSRYLEAIIDQMVICCLYLPNGNPYPGPKFDYKLEWIKRLKRRTNELIKMELPAILIGDFNIIPEAKDVYKPERWENDALFRTEVRKAYKDLLNKGWLDSIRTLYPNETIYTFWDYLYKAYDRNAGIRLDHILLSPYLHSGLQSGGVDKHVRSWMKSSDHAPVWIQLEK from the coding sequence ATGAAAATAGCAACATACAACGTGAACGGAATCAACGGACGGTTACCGGTTCTGCTGCAATGGCTGGAAGAAGCGCAACCGGATATTGTCTGCCTTCAGGAGTTAAAAGCTCCGCAGGAACGTTTCCCTTTAAAAGAAATCAACGCAGCAGGATATGAAGCGATTTGGAACGGACAGAAAAGCTGGAATGGGGTAGCTATTCTTGCCAAAGATCTTGAAATTACGGAAGTTCAGCGGAGTTTACCCGGAGATCCTGAAGATCTTCAGAGCCGCTACTTAGAAGCCATTATTGATCAGATGGTTATATGCTGCCTTTATCTTCCCAACGGTAATCCTTATCCGGGACCTAAGTTTGATTATAAACTGGAATGGATCAAACGTTTGAAAAGACGGACCAATGAGCTTATTAAAATGGAACTTCCTGCGATTCTCATCGGAGATTTTAATATTATTCCTGAAGCAAAAGATGTTTATAAACCTGAACGCTGGGAAAATGATGCATTATTCCGGACAGAAGTCAGAAAAGCATACAAAGATTTATTAAATAAAGGCTGGCTTGATTCTATACGAACCCTATATCCTAATGAAACGATCTATACGTTCTGGGATTACCTGTATAAAGCCTACGACCGGAATGCAGGAATAAGGTTGGATCATATTCTTTTGAGTCCGTATCTTCATTCGGGTTTGCAATCGGGAGGAGTTGACAAACATGTCCGCAGCTGGATGAAAAGCAGTGACCATGCTCCTGTATGGATTCAGCTGGAAAAGTAA
- a CDS encoding NUDIX domain-containing protein, producing the protein MKTSAGILLYKRQKNTLYYFLVHPGGPFWKNKDAGAWSVPKGEVQPDEDPLDRAVTEFKEETGQVIKGKFTALTPVKQKGGKTVYAWALESDIETSGLYSNTLQMEWPPRSSKMIEIAEVDQWEWFESEEAQKRINPAQAAFIAELEELLDKHK; encoded by the coding sequence ATGAAAACAAGTGCCGGCATTTTATTGTATAAAAGACAGAAAAATACACTGTATTACTTTCTGGTTCATCCGGGCGGACCTTTTTGGAAAAATAAAGATGCGGGGGCATGGTCTGTCCCGAAAGGAGAGGTACAGCCAGATGAAGATCCTCTGGACCGTGCTGTAACTGAGTTTAAGGAAGAAACCGGGCAAGTGATAAAAGGAAAATTCACAGCGCTTACACCGGTTAAGCAGAAAGGTGGCAAAACTGTTTATGCATGGGCTCTGGAAAGTGATATTGAGACATCCGGGCTTTACAGCAATACATTACAGATGGAATGGCCTCCAAGATCTTCTAAAATGATCGAAATTGCTGAGGTAGACCAATGGGAATGGTTCGAATCGGAAGAAGCTCAAAAAAGAATCAATCCGGCGCAGGCTGCCTTCATTGCGGAATTGGAAGAATTATTGGATAAACATAAATAA
- a CDS encoding alkaline phosphatase, whose translation MNRRKFLKGSALLSGLFTLNPVDFFANGVKEIPDPKKKAKNIIFMISDGMSSGTLAMANLYSQNILGKNGNWMGLYLENKVSRALMDTASASSIVTDSAAASSSFGGGFRVKNGVLNIGANGEKHVPVWQKFKKAGKKTGCVTTVTITHATPAGFCVNSDSRNAENEIAEMYAEIGFDVMMGGGDEFFNPLKREDKKDIYGLYQQKGYQILKNKADLNNAEKGKKVLGIFNSGALPYSIDRKNIPELQQTPSLAEMAQTAIDQMKDHKEGFVLQIEGGKVDWAAHANDISALIHDQLAFDEAIKTVIDFAEKDQNTLVIITTDHGNANPGTIYGADATKNFNSISNYKFTNEYILNAIHSDFNLQQMKDWIYETNKISLADDEAKHLLSFYSGLEKQEGGIYNYKKLPFKAYSEIQKKHNSVGWISMDHSGDYVEVAVYGPGRELLPPFIKNTDLHYLMLKAGQI comes from the coding sequence ATGAACAGACGTAAGTTTTTAAAAGGCTCAGCATTGCTGTCCGGCCTATTCACTCTAAACCCGGTTGACTTTTTTGCCAACGGAGTAAAGGAAATTCCTGATCCTAAAAAGAAGGCAAAAAATATTATTTTCATGATCAGTGATGGAATGAGTTCAGGAACTCTCGCCATGGCCAATCTGTATTCTCAGAACATCTTGGGTAAAAACGGAAACTGGATGGGTCTATATCTTGAAAACAAAGTTTCCCGGGCATTGATGGATACTGCTTCCGCAAGCTCCATTGTTACGGATTCTGCAGCAGCCAGTTCGTCTTTTGGAGGAGGATTCCGGGTAAAAAACGGTGTTCTTAATATCGGAGCCAATGGAGAAAAGCATGTCCCGGTCTGGCAAAAATTTAAAAAAGCAGGAAAAAAAACGGGCTGCGTAACAACAGTAACCATTACCCATGCAACTCCTGCAGGTTTTTGCGTTAATTCCGACAGCAGGAATGCAGAAAATGAAATCGCAGAAATGTATGCTGAAATAGGTTTTGATGTAATGATGGGCGGCGGGGATGAGTTTTTTAATCCTTTAAAAAGAGAGGATAAAAAGGATATTTATGGCTTATACCAACAGAAAGGGTATCAGATTCTTAAAAATAAAGCTGATCTTAACAATGCAGAAAAGGGTAAGAAAGTTTTAGGAATCTTCAATTCCGGGGCTTTACCGTATTCCATCGACAGAAAAAACATTCCTGAGCTTCAGCAAACCCCATCCCTTGCTGAAATGGCTCAAACCGCAATTGACCAGATGAAAGATCATAAAGAAGGCTTTGTCTTACAGATCGAAGGCGGAAAAGTAGACTGGGCAGCACATGCCAACGATATTTCGGCTTTAATCCATGACCAGCTTGCTTTTGATGAAGCAATAAAAACGGTAATTGATTTTGCCGAAAAAGACCAGAATACGCTGGTAATCATTACCACAGACCATGGCAATGCCAATCCCGGAACGATTTACGGTGCTGATGCTACCAAAAACTTCAACAGTATTTCCAATTACAAATTTACGAACGAATACATCCTGAATGCTATTCATTCAGATTTTAATCTTCAGCAGATGAAAGACTGGATCTATGAAACCAACAAAATAAGTCTTGCTGATGATGAAGCGAAACATTTGCTCAGCTTTTATTCAGGACTTGAAAAACAGGAAGGGGGAATTTACAATTATAAAAAACTTCCTTTTAAAGCCTATTCGGAAATTCAGAAAAAGCATAATTCTGTCGGCTGGATCAGCATGGACCATTCCGGAGATTATGTGGAAGTAGCAGTTTATGGCCCGGGGAGAGAGCTTTTACCACCGTTTATTAAAAATACGGATCTTCATTATCTGATGCTGAAAGCGGGACAGATATAA
- a CDS encoding Fur family transcriptional regulator — MKQIRNTQAKTEILNVINHSEVALSQPDIQKKLGDLCNRVTIYRVLERLENEGLIHKIVNIDGVVNFARCSGKCSTEKHAHNHVHFNCKECHSVTCIENAVPDISLPPGFTAQEYNFIVSGICPKCSGA, encoded by the coding sequence ATGAAACAGATCAGAAATACTCAGGCTAAAACTGAAATTTTAAACGTTATTAATCATTCTGAGGTAGCACTCTCCCAACCCGACATTCAGAAAAAGCTGGGTGATCTTTGCAATAGAGTGACCATTTACAGAGTGCTGGAAAGACTTGAGAATGAAGGACTCATCCACAAAATTGTCAATATAGACGGAGTTGTGAATTTTGCCAGATGCAGCGGAAAATGCAGTACAGAAAAACATGCTCACAATCATGTTCACTTTAACTGTAAAGAATGCCATTCCGTAACTTGTATTGAAAATGCGGTTCCTGATATCAGCCTGCCTCCCGGCTTCACAGCACAGGAATATAATTTTATAGTGAGCGGGATATGCCCGAAATGTTCCGGAGCTTAA
- a CDS encoding DNA-3-methyladenine glycosylase — protein sequence MKLKLPLSYYLNQDVIFLAKDLLGKVLFTEIDGNITAGVIVETEAYFGVLDKASHAYGGRRTSRTETLYHSGGVSYVYLCYGIHHLFNIVSSVEDEPHAVLVRAVEPLIGSDIMELRRNMPASKPAISSGPGSAAKALGIDRSFNKKDLTEHEIWIEDHGIRYTPDAIIAGPRIGVAYAQEDALLPWRFYVKGNKYVSKPRS from the coding sequence ATGAAATTAAAGCTTCCTCTTTCCTATTATCTCAATCAGGATGTTATTTTTCTGGCTAAAGACCTTTTGGGAAAAGTACTTTTTACCGAAATAGACGGAAATATTACGGCAGGGGTCATCGTGGAAACCGAAGCCTATTTCGGAGTATTGGATAAAGCTTCTCATGCTTATGGAGGCCGCCGTACCAGCCGTACAGAAACATTATACCATTCCGGCGGTGTTTCCTATGTCTATTTGTGTTACGGGATTCATCATCTTTTTAATATCGTAAGCTCCGTTGAAGACGAGCCGCATGCTGTATTGGTGAGGGCTGTAGAGCCTTTAATCGGATCCGATATTATGGAGCTGAGACGAAATATGCCTGCCTCCAAGCCTGCTATTTCATCAGGACCGGGATCAGCAGCTAAGGCTTTAGGTATTGACCGTTCTTTCAATAAAAAAGATTTGACTGAACATGAAATATGGATTGAAGACCACGGCATCAGATACACTCCCGACGCCATTATAGCCGGCCCAAGAATCGGGGTGGCTTATGCCCAGGAAGATGCCTTGCTGCCATGGCGTTTTTATGTAAAAGGAAATAAGTATGTGAGTAAACCAAGATCCTGA